Below is a window of Falco peregrinus isolate bFalPer1 chromosome 3, bFalPer1.pri, whole genome shotgun sequence DNA.
AAGTATTGCACCAAGTTAAGTGCTCTTCTTTGCACACCCCTGTTAACTTTTACTCAGagcaaaaataaactttgtgaAAGTATATACAAAAGAAATTGCAGCAATTGGGTTAAAGATAAAATAACCTAAAGTGCATTTTAGATACCGGTATGAGGTTCTGTGAACTAGTCTTTCTGGACACAGTCAGCATTACAGAAGTGCCCAATTCGTACTTTGTTCTATATAATTCAGTACCAGCATTTAAACAGTGCTGATTTTCCATCCCTCTACCATCTACAAGCATGAAAAGCAACTTCCACAGCCTTCAACTGCATGCCAAGCATCTGCTTGCTTGGGTCACTGCCTGGCGACTAGAGCTACTAATGTTGGTAATTTGACCCACTCCACACATTTAAGCTTCTGCACCTGTCTAGAAACTGTACGTAACCAAGCGAATCCCCACAAGCCACAAACATCAAAACCTTAAACACAGAATGACCCGGAGCAGCGCAGTTTTGCTCTCTGACTGATAATTAAAGGGGCTTGTGAGACGCAGATTTTGCAGAGGGAGGGCACACTGTTCTCAGAGGCTCCAACATATTAACAGAACATGCCCCTTTCTGGGAATCCAATGTCTTATCAGATCTACAACAGTAAAAATGCTCccctttattaaaaatgttattgtgAATGTGCTAAATGCTGGGGCAACAAGAGGAGAAGGACAGAAAACTCTCTGGCATCATGGAATccaagggctttgctgcagctgccctcTCTTGCCAGCTGCTGGCGGATCTCCTCCCATCCAAGCGTGTTAATGACCATCCCATTTGATCACACAGCACTGGGGATGGTACAAATGTCTGCTGTGAAATGTATCAGATACATGCGACATGGAACACTCTGGAAAGCAGACCGATGACACAACAAAAGCACACATCTGTACAATGCAACCAGGTGGGATGCACAGTCCATAGCGCAGCAGCCTGTGCGTTCACAGAATCACACTGCTCTTGCCTCATTACAAGCTCTTATTAGCTTCACCTAAATTGCAGCCACCCTGATGTACATACAAGAGAGTAATGGCAAACCCAATGTACCTAGAAGTCAGCATAAACTCAAAACGCATTGCTTTTCCTAGAACACATCAACAGAGAACAGTAGCTGTGAAGAGAAAACGGAGAGGTCACCCTCTGACACCCACTCAGAAAGGATGCGTGCAGCACCTCACTGCTGCCAATCACCACATTTCCAAATTAGCTGCAGATTTCAAAGCCTTTGGTAGATTCTTTACTCATTTCTGTCAGAGTTTCTGAAGATGCTATCTGGTCCAAACAGAAGCGTGGTTTAGGTGGACTAAGTCATGAGTAGCAAAAGTAGCATAGAAAAGCGCCTCCCTGAAAGAACGGAAAGGCTCAGAAGAGGTTGCAAAATCCCCCAGCTGTCACATTTCAGGCCACGTCTGGTACCCTTCTCCCCATCAGAGAAAACCCCACAGTTCCAGGGGAACACACACGCTCCTGCACTGGCAGAGTCtctcacatgcacacacacatacatccACTCGCCTTCAAACACCACTGTTGCACCACGCCAAAGGAAAGGCACGAGGCCCCTTGCAGTAGCCTGTGCCCCCACGGGACCCCCGCGCAGCTCCTCTGCTCACGCTCCTCCGAAGCGGAGCTCTACGCAAGAGCTGGCAGGAGACTCATCCCTGTGAGCGCAATCTCGGCCACGAAGGCCTGAGactttgttttgtgttcaaAGCAGTTCTTGCTGCTGTGCAACCAAACTGCATCACAAAATGAAGCTGtaggagaaaagcaaaggggGCCACCATCTCACGGCCCTCTGGAGATCACCACtacaagaacaaaacacaaaacgCTTTGTTAATTGGCATTTTGTGGATGCAAACCTTATTGCTGCAGGACCCACATTCCCCACTGCaacagcactgcacagcacaACATGCgccaacacacacacagaggaaacaaTTAGCATGTTTCCAGTTCAGCTGGTGCCCCCAAGCTCACCACCGCAATTACCAAACAAGAGCATTCTGCCCTAGCAGAGCAACACGCCACTCCCCAGGCACAAAGCATTCTTCACACAGCCTCTCTTCCCTCTCGTTCACCCTAACGGGACCCAGTTCTACCCTTCTGTGCTTAACTGGAAGCAAGTTACCAGAGAGGTGAAAAGCCAGCTCCCTGCAACCCGTTTCCATCTGTGCCGTGGCAGCGCGTTCACGAGAGAATAGCACGTGAGATGGCTTCAGCCACTGTCTCAGCTAAGACTGTGACACAGCGTTGGTAAGGCTACACAGAGCATGTCACAAGAGGGTTAAAAAACCTGCTAGTCATCCAGCATCCTGGGAAGGTCTGGCTGCACTCATCATTCTCCCCCCAGCAGGTACAGAGAGCAGCTTTGAGCAAATACAGAACGTGAACAATCTCTATCCACTACACGTTTGCATTCCTAAATTTAGTGCGCAGACACACTCCACATTAATTGGCTTATAGTCATTATCTTTGTATCTCACTAATGACAACACTGTAAACTGAATAAAGACTATTTAATATTCTCTCCTTTAACACAAAAAGACTAACAGCCAAAGCCAGAAAGATGGATAAAACACTATAAAATTACATCTCTTAAAATAATGCAGCATAAATAAACCATTTAGAATGAGACTGCATTTATTGCAACATTACAGGCTTTTTGGTGGAAGGggggtttgtgttttatttaccCTGAGTAGGTTAGAATATAGACTTTCAGTTTGATATGAAAAACTACTATGTTGTGTAACATCTTTTAGTCAAGAAATAGCCCCGTGCACAAAAAGCTGGCATTGCAGTAGGTTGGAGGCAGATTCAGGCAGACATTATATagcttaacagaaaaaaaaataagcatttatgGACAGCTGAAGGACAGACTTGCTGAATCCAAACTGAATTTATGTTGAATCATTCCGAAAATTTTCCTAGAGTTGCTCTTGACAAAAGATGAGAGTAACCAGCAAAGGCACCATGCTCCTGATTAAACAGTCGCGGGGGTTAAGAGGATGACTTGTTTCCAAACAGAGCCAAATAAATCAAAAGAGCAGCAGGCACCAATCTGACTACATCTGGGACTCACTGCATCCTTCAAagagaggcaaagaaaacaagactcTTTGAGCCTGAGTAAGCAGGGGCTCCGATTGTGTTTCCATGTTGTGAAACAGTGTCTGCCACCACACTTCTAAGTcctaatgaaattaaatgaacagATCTATTGGGAGCACAAGGTACTTGTGCTCTACTGAAATAAACTCCCCAAAAGTTTCTGTAGGCTTTAGTAACAGCATTAGTACAAAGCAAACCCAGGCATCAGCTCCCAACTCAGTGATGTGACAATTGCATTCCAATAAAATTGCAGATAAATCATCTTCTACAACAATGCCATTTTCTACTACAGCAAAGCCCTTTCCTGGGCTCCCCTTATAGTGCATGGTTAGCATCAGACATaagagacaggaagaaaattatagACCCAAGGAGTTGTAACAAAGACCCACTTGCTGCCAGTACCTTAATCCCAAACATAAGTGATGTGCAATTGGAGACAAACtacccccccttttttctttttaaaatctttctgcaaaCGAGTAACCTTAACTTCTGTGTTCACATATGACAAGCAAAAGTGACAGACAGTGCAGCCAAAACAGTTCATATATaacttactctttttttctttttttttttaccttttctttttttagataGATTCTCAAAGATGGATGTACCTGGGACGTGACTAAGATGACATCTGTGAAGCAGAAATAAGCCACAAAACTTccaaagaggaaggagaaagaatcAATCCTTCAGTTTCTGCTTCTAAGGAGAAGGGGTTTACCCTCCAGGTGCAAAGGAAAATCTGGAACATCTTCACTTAGAGAAGCTGCTATTCAAACcaatttcttcttccccctgcaGTAGTGCTTCGATTGGAATTATATTAGATGGGCTTTCAGGGCTCTGGAGGGACAGGAAGTCCGATACATCCATGGCACTTAACGTTTCAGTCTGAGAGTCTGAAGGGTTAACTATCTGACTGCTCTGCCCGCataaagaagaggaagaggaaggaaaggtctgaggctgcagctggggagctggctgctCCAAAGCTTTTGAATCAGGTGAGGAACATTCCTTCTTAATGGTGGCTTTGTCCTTGGCAGAGTCTCGGCAGGCACACTGACACTGGCAGGCCTCCTCCTGCTTTATAATAATGACAGGAACACTGAGACCAATCTGCTGAACAGGGTTTCCTGAAGgtgaaacaaagacaaaacacaacagaacTACATAATTTCACAGCAGGGAAAGACAGATCATCTTTGTTAAATTAGATTGTAAGCACCTTGCAGCAGAGATTATGTCTGTCTTTGTTCAAGCACAATGAATACCCTGCAGCAGATgatcaataaagaaaaaaagtgtcaggTACTCTCTGCTGATGAGCAACTTGTTCAGGCTGAACCCAGGCATTAGAAATCTGATCTAAATTTTCACTCTCCTCCCCCTTCTCTAACAAACACTGTGACTTTTACAGCATAAAATCCAATAGAAGGGCATTCAAATGCCCCAGTCCCTACGCACTAATTTTTGAAGACAATGATACAACATTACACCAGCTATTCTACCCCTCGGCACCAACACAGGTATTTTCCCTGTTCATTTTCTCTAGTCCACTTCCCTCTCCCATCTTGCTTCTCACACTTCTCCTCACTCTCCCCATGCTGCTCCACTTGcctggcttcttttcttttttaaaatttaagttttaaactCACCTCATCTCTCTTGACTCCAATTCATCTTTGCAATATAACAGCACTGTAGGAAGCATGTTATGGGACACAACTTCTACAGTTCTGTGTCATTTTGATGAATCTCACAAATAATGCTTACCAAAATCAATTGTTAAAGAACTGATTAAGTTTACTAGTTCACTACCTGTTCCAtgtcttcatttaaaagaacaaaaaccaaataatatcctttcatttctgtcttttatttttctacatcATTAAAATACCATTATTATGAATACTGGACCTAATTTGTCAACCTGATTACCTTACAAGTTGTTAGAGAAACTACTACAGGACAGACCTCAACACAAACACCTATGAGTCTACAGCAGACTGCACTTAAAACCTcaggaaggttaaaaaaaaaaaaaagaaaagaaatttcttcaACATTTCTGCAAGCAATAAAAGAATTCACCACAAAAGCTGGTGAAGCGAACAGTACTAcgaacagagaaagagagaaaagcaagttCAGTGTCAAGCTTACCTGTGTTGCCAGCTACTGGTAACGCAGTggtaaaaaaaaccttttctacTACTTTTGGAACTTgtggctttaaagaaaaaaaaaaacaaagaaaaaagtgtgagTTGATTACAATCATATTTCTATTGTTCAAATACTAAACAGCTGCAAAAGACACAATTGTACATATATTCCAAAGGGGCCACACAGGAAAACAATTAGATTATGACATTTAAGTTTGGTTCTGGGCTATGTTCTGGCTATTCCAAAACTCAGTACTATGTCAATATTTGTAAAGATGGGGAGTAATCACCCTCCGCACTAATATATGTGCTTATTAACACAGCTTGTGGGGTTTTGACAACTGAATGACTGAACTCTGAAAAAACTGCTCTGCTTGCTCACGCTGTGTGTACCTGCAGCCATTCACCATTTCCAACTGAGAAAGCCTAAAGGTGGCAGTATTCTTAAAGATAAAACACAAAGTCTCAGCTATCCAGATTTACTGGAGAaccagaaatactgttttgccagaaaacttttcattatctttatcaggctaaattaaaaagagagagattaCAAAATGCCTAAACACAAACTTTCCACAGTCTTTTGTGCCTCTACTTGTCAAAATAATAGATTAAAACCCACATTTATTCTCAGGCCATGTGGTGCACTGTCCTGGATAAACCAAGCTGAGACCACCTACTGAGAGAAGCCTGTCGCTGGGGAATAGAAGAAAGCAAGTTCTCTCTGCACCctgcatttctctgttttctgtttatctcTCTAGCTATTTTAGAGACTGCATCAGTGACACATTTATACATATCAATGTGATAAGCATTATACAATACTGCATCCTGGTTTGTATCTAACAATTACAGGTTTGACcaccttccttttaaaaacaaggagTCCTGGAGGAAGAAAGATGGTCCAAGCCATGCCAAAGCCACGCTGGATACACTAACCATTTGTTCTTGGCTTTGTGGAGAACCAGTGGCACCATTTAAGATCCATTGTAAGTTTTGCTCTCCCATGACAATGCTGGACTGCAGAATAGCAGTGCTCTGAGAAGGAGTAATTGTTATAGTTGGGTTACTGGTCAGAACAGAGTTCGCACCAACAGGCACAGTCTGAACTACAGCTGGCAGGGGCTCAGTGGCACTTGATGCTGTTGGGGCAGATGCCCCAGCAACCACTGGAAGTCCCTGCACAATGGGCTGCGGTGGCGTCTGAGTGTGCTGCAGGAAGTCTTGGTGACTGGCTGCAAACTGTGTGCTGTGAGGAACAGGCACTTCTGGGGATTGTAAAACAGTTGCAGGATTTCCAAATGCAGCTTGCTGTGAGCTGGCTCCTAtggaggagggagcagcaggtgctgctgagGCTTGCAGCGCTGAATGCGAAGGCTCAGAGATGCCAAGCTGCAGTACAAGTGGAAGAGACAACGATGCCGAGTCTCCTGCAGAAGGTGGAGCAGCAGCGACCGAGTCTGCATCGCCATTAAAACCTTCAATCAAGGCAGctgccaaaagaaacaaagaaaaatataaatacctcAGATCTCATAAGATCTGAATAAACAACTTTTTCAAACTTAGCTAGCTGATGGATTTTTGCTGAGCACCACCACTTTTACGTCTTCAGCCTAGTTCTCAAAAACATTTAACACTAGATAGTGAAATCTATTTAACGCTAGACAGTGAAATCTAAAGGTACATCCAAGTTCAAGAAGCTGGTATCACTGAATGCTACACACAAGCTGATCAGCCTCGTTAGCTCCCTCTAAGAAGCCTTTTTATTAGCTGGTTCATGCAGCTACATCAATAGAGGAAGCTTGAAAATCCTTGTGTGGAGAGTCGGAGAGCATCAATGTCAGCATGTACAACAATACTTGGTCAGTTCCCTTGTTGCTGTCCGAGTGTCATGCCATCGGCAAACACAGCGCATTTCCAACACAGAAGAACTTCAGCACTGAGGTTCTGTTCGCTGCTTAAGAGTTATGTGGGGCAGTAATTCTTCAGTCTGAAATGCTGACTTAAGTACGTGCCAACAGAGGGGGAGAACTGTCAAAAAGCGCCCTCTCAAAATAATGCAGATACAATCCGTACCTGTCTGCTGAGAGTCGTCTTGATTTGCAGTATGATCTGGGCTCTGAAACATAGACTCAAAGATGCTTGCTGGTGAGATTGTGCTAAGGTCTTGTCCATGTGTCTGGTGAATAGAaagtaaagaggaaaagacaTCAGATGATGTTCTATCTCAGGTCTCCTTTATACTTTGCACAAAT
It encodes the following:
- the MTF1 gene encoding metal regulatory transcription factor 1 isoform X1 — protein: MGENSPEGNVIYYEVEEDDLTQDDNMMRFADKNGLVSSSSGTVYDRTTVLIEQDHNVLEDDEDEGQCGDHLPFLPEGHEEGFHLIADHEGMSQGYVQHIISPDQIHLTINPGSTPMPRNIEGATLTLQSECPETKLKEVKRYQCTFEGCPRTYSTAGNLRTHQKTHRGEYTFVCNQEGCGKAFLTSYSLKIHVRVHTKEKPFECDVQGCEKAFNTLYRLKAHQRLHTGKTFNCESEGCSKYFTTHSDLRKHIRTHTGEKPFRCEHDGCGKAFAASHHLKTHVRTHTGEKPFFCPSNGCEKTFSTQYSLKSHMKGHEKGHSYNALPNNNVSEDTSHSLCLSDLSLISTDSELRENSNATHGQDLSTISPASIFESMFQSPDHTANQDDSQQTAALIEGFNGDADSVAAAPPSAGDSASLSLPLVLQLGISEPSHSALQASAAPAAPSSIGASSQQAAFGNPATVLQSPEVPVPHSTQFAASHQDFLQHTQTPPQPIVQGLPVVAGASAPTASSATEPLPAVVQTVPVGANSVLTSNPTITITPSQSTAILQSSIVMGEQNLQWILNGATGSPQSQEQMPQVPKVVEKVFFTTALPVAGNTVLLCFVFVSPSGNPVQQIGLSVPVIIIKQEEACQCQCACRDSAKDKATIKKECSSPDSKALEQPAPQLQPQTFPSSSSSLCGQSSQIVNPSDSQTETLSAMDVSDFLSLQSPESPSNIIPIEALLQGEEEIGLNSSFSK
- the MTF1 gene encoding metal regulatory transcription factor 1 isoform X2, with amino-acid sequence MGENSPEGNVIYYEVEEDDLTQDDNMMRFADKNGLVSSSSGTVYDRTTVLIEQDHNVLEDDEDEGQCGDHLPFLPEGHEEGFHLIADHEGMSQGYVQHIISPDQIHLTINPGSTPMPRNIEGATLTLQSECPETKLKEVKRYQCTFEGCPRTYSTAGNLRTHQKTHRGEYTFVCNQEGCGKAFLTSYSLKIHVRVHTKEKPFECDVQGCEKAFNTLYRLKAHQRLHTGKTFNCESEGCSKYFTTHSDLRKHIRTHTGEKPFRCEHDGCGKAFAASHHLKTHVRTHTGEKPFFCPSNGCEKTFSTQYSLKSHMKGHEKGHSYNALPNNNVSEDTSHSLCLSDLSLISTDSELRENSNATHGQDLSTISPASIFESMFQSPDHTANQDDSQQTAALIEGFNGDADSVAAAPPSAGDSASLSLPLVLQLGISEPSHSALQASAAPAAPSSIGASSQQAAFGNPATVLQSPEVPVPHSTQFAASHQDFLQHTQTPPQPIVQGLPVVAGASAPTASSATEPLPAVVQTVPVGANSVLTSNPTITITPSQSTAILQSSIVMGEQNLQWILNGATGSPQSQEQMPQVPKVVEKVFFTTALPVAGNTGNPVQQIGLSVPVIIIKQEEACQCQCACRDSAKDKATIKKECSSPDSKALEQPAPQLQPQTFPSSSSSLCGQSSQIVNPSDSQTETLSAMDVSDFLSLQSPESPSNIIPIEALLQGEEEIGLNSSFSK